The nucleotide sequence TTGGCAGCTCTGGCACTCGTTGCCGTTGGCGTTATTTTTCAGCTTTTCCTAACGATGCTTGAAGGaggaaaaaacaacaaaattattattattgtattttcTGCATTTTAAGATTCGGTTGCACATGGGCCACTGCTCGGATTTTGGCAGTATAAAAGCCACTGCAAATTTGGAGCTAACAACACAATTCGGCGAGGCGTCAACACAGACCCACAGTTCAGTAGTTCAGTTAATAGCTAGCGCACCAGGATCGCAAGGATTAGCAAAATGTACAAGTTGGTAAGTCAAGTTATAGAATAAATACTTTATATactataataattatttctttAACCCTATTAAAGGTGGTGTTCTTCGCTCTGCTTGCCGTGGTGACTGCCCGTCCGGGTTATTTGGAGGCTGGTCCCTTGCTCCATAGTTATGCCGCCCCAGCCATCATCCATGAACCGGCTCTGGCCAAGGTGGGCGCCATCATCAAGACCGTTCCCAGTGCCGTCTCCCATCAGAGCATCAGCCAGGTGCACAGCTCGGCCCACATCATCCAGCCGATTGTGGCCCCCGTTCTGAAGACCTATGCCGCCCCCATCATCAAGACCTATGCGGCTCCCGCCCTCCACACGACCCTCCTCTCGTCTCCGTGGGCCGGACATGGTTGGTCTGGTCATGGCTGGGCCCCATCCTGGTAAATGGTGTCTTATAGCCGGAGGTCCTGGATGGCTTTGCGTGGGCTAGCAACTGTGGCTTATCCTCACCCCGATCCCATGCTTATTGTCTTCACCCtgctgttttgtttttcttccaCCACATTTCGACTGATGTAAATAAATCCAAGTTTCATGCTCAAAACAATCTTGCGGTGTTCTATTAATAGGGGAAATACTAAAAATAACCACGCACTAATTAATGTTCTAATTAAGCATTAAAGAAAGAAATTGTAATAAAATTCTGAAGAATTCCTAATCAATCCTAATTGAGTTGGCTTAAACCCCTTTTGATGCTATTTTCCTAAAAGttttttgattaaaaaaaatataataagttTGTCAGCATCGGTGTCACAGAAATCTCGGGGGAAACTTGTTCGAGTATTCATGTTTACGTACATTTCCCCTGAATTTCGCTTGAAAATTATTTCTGTGACACCCCTGCATAAAAAAGTTTTAGTTTGATATACttgcaaaatatttaacaatccTTTTTCCTTCAAATTATATAGAAACTGTACATTTTCTTATTATTAAACTATGTGCCAAATTGTCTTCTTTGAAGATCCCGTGGTACTGTTTAAGGACCAAATGTTGTTATTTAATAACTCATATTCGGAAGCCGTTGATCTAATTTTGAGACCTCTAGTAAAGAGAACTATAGTTATTATGTGTAGTGTTTGACATTGTGAAGTGAAATGAAAAATTGCATGATAAttatcaattaaaattttttttaatgtaactATTTAAAAGATTATATTTGTTTTGCATAAACAATTTACTTTATTGATCATTATGTTGAGAAAAACGTTTTCTAAAGAGCAGGAAGCTAACTATATATAAGCTTAAGAAATattaattcttaaaaatttagtttaaaaaacctacaacaaaaaatcttaagtagaATTTCCACACCCTTTAAATATTCCagaataaacaaatataagttttttttaacattcaCATTTTACTCGCAATTAAACTCGTATATATACAATAGGAATCGCTATTTTCTAACCATCCAGATCGCTCGAGTGAGCCCCCAAAGGTGCAGTTCTGCCGATTACCAGCTGGAATGGTAGACGACAGGAGAGGCAGCGGCATAGGAAGTGTGCACCACTGGGGCAGCAGCGGCATAGGAGGTGTGGACAACGGGAGCAGCGGCGTAGGAGGTGTGCACCACCGGAGCAGCAGCGGAATAGCTGACCACCGGAGTAGACTTCACCACTGGGGCCACGATGTCCTCCACCACATGCGAGTGGCTGTGCACCACCGACTGGCTCTGGTGGGACACCGAAGTGGGAATGCTGCTCACCACTGAACCCACTTTGGCCAGGACGTTCTCCTGGACAATGGTCGTGGCAGCTGGAGCGGAGTAGACCAAAGGAGACTCATAAAGATGACCGGGACGAGCGACAGCTACGGCAAGAAGAGCAGACAACACCACCTGTAGGATAAAAAACAGATTAATGTTATAAGATTTAATATAATGATATATTTAATATCCACTCTATCAGTAAACTTACCAATTTGAACATATTTAAGGATTTTTGTTTCTTGGTCTGTGTTGTGCTGCTGAAGCGAACGAAGTTGACTGATAATTTGAAAACCAAAATTACTGGCTTATATATACAATGTTCCAAAAATATTGTTCATCGTCGCCTCGACGCAGCTGCAAAGCGAAAAAGAGTGGcttaattaaaacatttacGAGCCGAGCAGAGGGCAGTCAAAACCAAATGAGTTGAATAAATCTGCCCTCGCTGGGACAATAAAACATGAGACTTGCAATTGGTCACTCCAAGACCCGAAATCCCAGAGCCACAGGTACAAAACCCGAAAGCTCACGCACTGCAAGTTGACCCTGACTCTCGCCCTCAAAGTGCAAGTAATGCAGTCGCCGAGGAATCACAGTCTCTAATGGCAGACAAGGCGCCTAATGGATTCAATTCGATTCCATTTTACACAGAAAAATTATGAGTGTTACCTATTTGATGGTAGCTTTGatgattttttaattatatggaATATGCACACTGATATGTTGGCAATCAATGCATTTAGGTGTACAGTACGtttgtttattttggttttaattttaggtttagtaaataaaaatgttttaataccctttcttaaaaaaaactataGAAATTTAATACAGTGATTTCTAAGATCACGACCTATTATTCCTATTTTTTGGTAAACCTACTCAaatccaaaaattaaatttctatGTATTTTCTAAGATCTTcatttattaaatcttttaaaaGTACCTATCATATCCATTATATAATTTatcatatatttatttacttttggCTTCAAAGTTTattgtttaaaaatgttatagcTTAGCTTATAAAGCTTATATTTGGTAAACAGATATTATGAACAACACTATTTTTCTGTGTACTCAAACACGTAGAGCAATTGTCTTCACTGAGCCGTCCACCGACGCAAATTGCTTATTGATCGTCGGCCAGAATCTGATATGGGTTTAATTTCGGCTCGAATTGTGACGGATCGGAAGGTCAAAGCCAAATGGCTGCTGTATAAAAAGATTACTGCAGTCCGGCAATCAGCAGCAGTTCTCGCAAGAAACTCAAACCGATCACTCGCAGTCCAATCAGTCAATACAGACCTAACCCATTTACCGAAAATGTTCAAGTTGGTGGTATTGTCTGCTCTGCTCGCCGTAGCCGTTGCCCGTCCCGGTCACCTGTTGGAGTCCTCCCCGCTGGTCTATGCCGCCCCAGCTGCGACGACCATCGTCCAGGAGAACGTCTTGGCCAATGTGGGATCCGTGGTCAAGAGCGTGCCCACCTCCGTGAGCCACCAGAGCCAGTCGGTGGTGCACAGCCACTCGAATGTGGTGGAGGACATCGTTGCGCCGGTGGTGAAGTCCACTCCGGTGGTCAGCTATGCTGCTGCCGCTCCAGTGGTCCACTCCTCctatgctgctgctgctccagTGGTCCACTCCTCCTACGCAGCTCCTGCTCCAGTTGTCCACGCCAGCtatgctgctcctgctccggTTGTCCACACCTCCTATGCCGCTGCTGCTCCCGTTCTGGCCACATCCTACGCCCATGTGGCCGCCTCCTCGCCGCTGACCTACACCGCCACTGGTGTGTGGTAAATCAGCCCCAGTCCGATCCCCACTCCTCCTTTCCAACATCTGCCAGGTGACCAGGATGCGTTTGCATCGCTGGACGGTTTTGTGATAcgaattttaaataaataaattttttgcCTTGAAATCGTGCAGTTGCCTATTTAATTGAAACTGTTTACTTTCCTACACAAAAAAAACCTTTGGTTAAATTGACCAATATAGCAGTTAAATGGGACACACCTTTGGAATTGTTACTTGGACTTACAAAGACTAAACTACTAATGTTTggtagttttaaaaaaaatttgaatggATCAAAGGTAAAATGTAttcagatttttttaaaactactatatatataatatatttaatgtaAGGCTGCTGTCATTTTGTACTGTAAATTAGCAAAAGCAAATTCATGTCTAGGCATTTTTCACGTCACTTTGGGCTTACAGTTGACATCCCTCGGTGTGGACTTGGTCTTAACTTGTTTTCGTTTCTAAAAGTGTCCTAGTTCGTTGCCCTCTGTCACGTACTTACTTCCTGCTGCACCTGTTTTCCTCTGGGTAAATATTGGACATACACATGTCGGAAAATCGCCTCAAATGTGGGTGAGAATTAGTTGGGTGACAGCAGAGGCATCCAGCTGGCTTTGAAATTGCCAGCCTTTCCGGCCAGTGAACTCGCCATTGCCTTTGCAATTGTTTTATTAAGATGCCAAATCAAATCCGTAATGCTATTGCTCCAAATGgattattataaaattaaaggaatgttaaaatttatttcatCAAAAATTTAGTTTTCTTAAAATAGTTCAATAGTTCATCTCCTCTCATCTTTGTTGCGAAAGTTTGATATCACGGGTATTTCAATATTGGCACGGGCAGCTAAATTCGCAATGGGGCTGAAGATCATAGTCAATGCTCCCCCCAATCCGTGATCCACCGCTGTTAAATTTACACCCCTTTTGACTATCTCGTGATGATGTGCAACATATCCGCTGGTGCCGTGGTAAGATaggaaaaggaaaaacaaaagcTGCAAAGGAATTAGGTAGTTCCCAGAAAATCTTCCATCTATTCTTACCGCTTTCATCAGGAAATCCATTTTTAGTGCTTGCAAAGGCGGCTCAAATGCAATAACTGCTCCGTTATTGAATCTACTTGCTTTTATAGAAAACTTTACTAAATTCTAGGGACGAGTGTTGTTGACGCACAGGTGCAGTCATGACTTATTAGGAAAAATAAACACAGACACTGGTTGGTTGACGAAAATCTATACCTAAGTGTTCAGGTTTACTTACTGACTTTCAACAAAAGTGTTTGTGGTACCATGTAAAGTCAGTTATTTTATTTCGTATTATTTCGCTTATagaataaacaagaaaaactTTGCGAAAGATATTCAAAGAAATCTAGTTTTTAGTTGGGTGAAATACAAATAATGGAGAATTCGTTTGGGTTTGGTTtgaaatgggaatgggaatagGAATTGGAATAGGAATAGAAGTAGTGAGATTTCCAACGTTGTCCTGATTTGGTAGGGAGTCttcatttcctttaaaattcGATTGGGTTTGGTTTGTTAAGGGAATGGATAGAGGAAAGGGGGTTGTGAGGTTTACAACTTGATCCTGATTTGTTGGAGAGTCATAGGTTCCACTCAAGAAGACCCAATTGGAAAATGACATTGCCGTGAAGTTTGAGTTTCTTTTAACCATGCCTACTGCCTTCTGATCGTATCCAAAAGCATTTTGACCGTAAAAGCATAGAACCATCTGTAGAAAAGATATCAATTTACACAACTTTTCATTCTAAAATATGATTTGATCTAACCACTTTAAAGACAACATCCATTTCAAGCGAGTGTTGCTGGCAGTTCTATAATATGCATCCCAAGTGTCTTCATTTATATAGCGACTATCTATTTTGTTAGCAAAGTCTGTTCTTTTGGAACTTTGTTTACCTAGCAAAATGCattgtttatttgtagaatCAAAGTAAAAGCTTCTGGGAAACGAAAGTATCTTTCTGTCATCGGATGACTGGCCTTGGCTCGAGTCGGAAGCTGGTTTCAATTGGCTCGCAATTAGAAGTAATTTCGGAACCTGGGTTCTCCCTTCCTAACCAGAAATCGAACCTGAGGTGAGTACGTGCGACTAATGATCTCtgcgttgtgaaatgaaaccAAGAGTGGGTATGGCAAACAAGTGCGAGGCCGAAAATAAGTGAAGTAATATGGGGTGGGAGAGGAGATGGAGAATTGGCCACGAATAATAATCTGGTTTATGGCCAAGACCCGGGACAAGCGGCCAGAATCCGTTCAGGCACGTTCGACTTATGGCTCATTGTATCCGCCTCAATGGACAATGTGCGTGAGTGTGTGTGGGAGCCACGAAAGTGAAGTTCAAGTATAAAAGACGTTGACAGTCCCTCAGCTCAACACATTCGAAGTCTGTCTCCCTTTGCAGCGACACCAGTCGAAGAATCCTCAACCAACTCCCCATCAAAATGTTCAAATTGGTGAGGTTCTTGATTGGATTGGATCGATGGGATTGGATTACTAACTATTATTCTGCCCTTCTTCAGTTCGTTCTTGCTGCTCTTTTGGCCGTGGCTGCCGCCAAGCCCGGTCACCTGGCTGCTGCTCCTCTGGTCTACAGTGCTCCTGCCACCACCGTCGTTCAGGAGCCCGTTTTGGCCAAGGTTGGAGCCGTGGTGAAGAGTGTGCCCACTGCCGTTTCCCACCAGAGCCTGACCCAGGTGCACAGCACCCCGGTGGTGGAGGATGTGGTCGCCCCTGTGGTCAGGACCACCGCTGTTCACTCCGCTCCCGTTGTGGCTGCCGCTCCCATTGTCAAGACCGTGGCTCCCGTCGCCTACTCTGCTCCTCTGGCCTACTCCGCCCCGGTGGCCTACTCCTCGTACTCCGCCCCCCTGAGCTATTCGGCGCCCGTGGCCTACTCCGCGCCCCTCTCCTACGCCGCCCCTGCGCCCCTGCTGCACCACGCCCCCCTGACCTATGCCGCCAGCGCCTGGTAAGGTGGTGAAGAACGAAAGATTTGGAACTGTGCCTGGTTTACTATACTGCAAAATCcgaaaaaattaagaaataaattaaatgtgAATACCAAACAAGTACTGTGTTTCCTATAAATCAAGGGGTTCTATTGAAAAGCTTTGAAAAATGCCTATTGATGGATAAGAAGTTTTAAGCATTAGTGATAATATCTTTTAAATACTAAACATTTGAATACATACAGTTATTAGACTGTCTGTATCTATGGATACAGAAAAAAACGTTTGTGGATAGTTAAAAAGCACCCTTTTTACAAAATAGTTCTAAACTTGATCATTTAGccataataaataaacattaaTTACTTATACATTGCTTATACAGCTGATTATTAAGcttactaaaatatttttagtccTTTAAATGAGCTCTTTCTCGTCCTTTTTCAcaatttgtataattttttaaaagtaggtaggattttttttaatctctTTATGATGAATTAAATATAGactttaaatttgaatttaacaaAGCTCTGATCAACTGATTATTAAGcgtattaaaatatttttaagtctttaaaatgatttaaagTATTAATGAAATAGTGGTTgagtttgtattttttaccCTGTCTTGAACTTGTATTTATCGCAAAATCGAAGAAATgtaacattttcaaaaaataaagaatgATTCTTAGCATTAACGCAGAATGAGATTTCCAGGGGAGATATTCCTATGGAGGGTTCCTCTACTTCAGGTAAATGCTAGGGTAACTGGCTCCTCCCCAGACTCCCGGCTCGTACCATCCCGCACTGCTGCCCGCGTAGCCCAGGGGAGCATATGAGATGGAGGTGGCCGGAGCATAGGCCGCCTTCAGGAGCGGAGTGTGGTCCACAATTGGGCGCCAATAGGGGCGCTTCTCGTGCACCACCGTGGAACTCTGGTGGGATACCGCGGCTGGCAGGGCGTAGCTTTCGTAGCCCACCACACTGGGGGCATACTCCACGTGCTCATAGCTGGGCAGATAACTAGGACGAGCCTGGATCAGGGCAGCCAACAGTCCGCACAAAAGGAATACCTGAGGAAAACAAATATTACTATAGTTACTCCTGTTGATATTGACAGATGCGCCATGGCAACTCACAACTTTGAACATCTTCGTTGGGTGAACTCTGCAACAATGTTTGGCAGTTGAAGAAGTCATTCGGGTTTTATACAACCCCGACCAAGGGAATTGACTTCTTTACGTTAGAATTGGCACAAACAATCGAGCCATCATCTCAAAGTTTGTCTGTTTTTTTCTATTTGGCTTGTGTTTTCTGCGTTTTTCCTCAACCATATTCCCAGGCCCAGATGGCTCATTAGTGACCCATTTGGGCGTAACTGAGCGAGCGGCTCGGGCCGAGGCGAGGCTGAAACCGAAAGCCAAATGGCCAAATAAACCAG is from Drosophila suzukii chromosome 3, CBGP_Dsuzu_IsoJpt1.0, whole genome shotgun sequence and encodes:
- the LOC118877422 gene encoding uncharacterized protein is translated as MDFLMKAVRIDGRFSGNYLIPLQLLFFLFLSYHGTSGYVAHHHEIVKRGVNLTAVDHGLGGALTMIFSPIANLAARANIEIPVISNFRNKDERR
- the LOC108007323 gene encoding larval/pupal cuticle protein H1C gives rise to the protein MFKLVVLSALLAVAVARPGHLYESPLVYSAPAATTIVQENVLAKVGSVVSSIPTSVSHQSQSVVHSHSHVVEDIVAPVVKSTPVVSYSAAAPVVHTSYAAAPVVHTSYAAAAPVVHTSYAAASPVVYHSSW
- the LOC108007321 gene encoding uncharacterized protein, yielding MFKLVVLSALLAVAVARPGHLLESSPLVYAAPAATTIVQENVLANVGSVVKSVPTSVSHQSQSVVHSHSNVVEDIVAPVVKSTPVVSYAAAAPVVHSSYAAAAPVVHSSYAAPAPVVHASYAAPAPVVHTSYAAAAPVLATSYAHVAASSPLTYTATGVWSLSSTHSKSVSLCSDTSRRILNQLPIKMFKLFVLAALLAVAAAKPGHLAAAPLVYSAPATTVVQEPVLAKVGAVVKSVPTAVSHQSLTQVHSTPVVEDVVAPVVRTTAVHSAPVVAAAPIVKTVAPVAYSAPLAYSAPVAYSSYSAPLSYSAPVAYSAPLSYAAPAPLLHHAPLTYAASAW
- the LOC108019378 gene encoding neuropeptide-like 3 is translated as MYKLVVFFALLAVVTARPGYLEAGPLLHSYAAPAIIHEPALAKVGAIIKTVPSAVSHQSISQVHSSAHIIQPIVAPVLKTYAAPIIKTYAAPALHTTLLSSPWAGHGWSGHGWAPSW
- the LOC108007322 gene encoding uncharacterized protein, with translation MTSSTAKHCCRVHPTKMFKVVFLLCGLLAALIQARPSYLPSYEHVEYAPSVVGYESYALPAAVSHQSSTVVHEKRPYWRPIVDHTPLLKAAYAPATSISYAPLGYAGSSAGWYEPGVWGGASYPSIYLK